The Brassica napus cultivar Da-Ae chromosome C7, Da-Ae, whole genome shotgun sequence genomic interval tcctcccccatggataattcatGAAAGACTCCAGGTTGCTGAGCATTTTGACATACTTAGGGGTGAGCTTGAGTGTTTTATTAGTACAACACAAAACCCCGTCCACCAACGCTATCAGAGCCAAAGGAACTCGTTTCCAATCCGCAAGATATGGGTTCTCTAGCATCTTAAGCACCTGAACCACAGTTTTTCACCTACCGTTGTATCAAAGAGTTGCTTCCACATACTACCTGGTTCATTAACCTCAGTTTCTGAGTCTTCAACATCGAATATGCCGCAGTTCAAGCCAGTTATTTCCTTAAATTCATCTACGGAGAAACGAAGAGGATGATTACCGAAAGTGAACCAAAGTTCATATTTTCGAATCGTAATAAGCTGCCGGCAGAGAAGGCTGCCAATGAGCTTGGTTGAGTTCGGGCATCGAGCAACAGGTAGCCGAAAGAGTTTGCTAAACTGAGAGCAGAGTAATCGGTCCACGGTCGAAGAACCTTTTAGAGCAGACGCTACAGAGGCAATGACATTGGCTTTGGAGTAAATGTTCAGCCGCAATTGCGTGGGGAAAAATCCCGGAGCAAACAGCCTTCTAGGGAATTTTGTGGATGAGCCGACATCAACGACATCCACCGGTGGAGATGTCGGTGCCGTGGAATCCATGGAGGAGGGCGTTGTATCGTCGTCGGAGTCGGAAACTACAAAACGAGATGATTGCGTATTTAGTAAAACGGAGTCGTAAACTAATGTTCAGAAAAAGCAACTGCATTCCGGTGATGACATGCAGAATTTAAGGCGAGGACAGAGTGAGTTGCAAACTAATGTCTGGATAGCATTTTAAAAGTAAACTGTAAAGTAAGAACATCAAAACGAACCTGGGTACCGCTTCGTCTTCTTAGATCGGGAGACGAGTTTTGCTTTCGGTGTGTTTTGTCGACGGCGACGACCGGAAGATCCTGCGGCGTTCGATTGTGATACCATCGGAGCTGAAAGCTGCTCTCACTCGTCACGAGAGCTAAGAACAGGGCCTGCTACACATAAATCGGACCTGAAAGCTGTTCTCACTCGTAACGAgagctaagaaaaaaaaaatttcttttctaCTTTTAGGTCAAACGAATAATTTGATGGAGAGAGAAAAAGtgagaggagaagaaagatgTTTAATGACCGCGGTGGTTTGCGGATGAGAATTAACTGGCGAGTCTGTCTTGGGGTTCGCGTTGAGCTTTCTCACGTGTAAAGAAGAGAGTGGCAATGTCGTTATTTATCAGCTTGAGGAGGGGTTAAGAAGTCTTTGTAGCATAACTCCTATAGGGTCGCAAAGTGTCGCGACCCAAATGCCCAATAAAAACTATCACGGACCCAAAGCCCAAATTAATAACTTCTCTACGACCCACTTTTCTAATAAATCCGAGTGTAATGAGTAAGACACAACTCTTTAGTATTTttcttgatctttctctttctcGTGATTGTCTTAATTTGTATTCAGATGATTAGAAAGCTTTAACCACATCTCCTATTTATAATACTTTAAGAAATACGCTGAAAGCTAGGATCTACCGTGtggttgtaaatatatatatatatagtagaacctctataaattaataatgttgggactttataattttattaatttatagatatattaatttacaaatatttttttatttagatttataattttaagatatttttattctaagataacaaaaatatttgatttcagtctatagacattaattgttattctTTGAAATATGACAgttatattaattttgttatattattcggtgtatataatatatactaggtgTTGTGCCCGCAAATGCGGGCATAagcattttacaaaatttaaacatatattatttatttgaaaattatcatttttttcaattatattgCTTCCAactatattttaggaaaatcTCCAAAAAAATCTTCATCGAAGATAGTCTTATCACCAAATTTTATATTGTCACATTTAAGTATATCTTTCATAGACACATCTTTTCCTCTTAATGAAACTATgtgatataatatttttttgtctaaacATTTTTATACTAAAAACTGATAAGATTATTGTTGGTAGTTACAATTATATTAccttgataaatatataaagatatatatgtatatatatatatatatatatatgtgtgtgtgtatgtatatatatcagcTTTTATTGATTTTGGATGATAACaggttaatttatatttttaggtaatgataatattaattattattttctttattttcttttatttttttgggtgattttattattgtatatgaatatataactatctatattataaataaatataattatctaattatctatactattatttaagaAGAGAATATGCTTATTTGTCACATTCTcaaagataataatatattataaaaaaataaaatactgaCATTGTTAtccaaaataatgttttaaatgaataaaagatacaaattagAAATTGTAagattcttaaaaaatattataaattaaattttttacttaaaaattttgatctttaaatttaatagtacatttatctataaatatctataaaacacctagttaaacattataaataaagataattattcattaaatgtAGAATGATTCTAATTACTCTAGTTTTTAATGTGATAGTTCagatcaaaatataaatttgaaactataatatcacaattttatattagagtatatttgtttaattaactaactaataCAATCTAAATTTGGATCATTACCAGGACCAACCAATTTAGCAAGGCAGTAAAAAAGTTCATGCCATGTTTTAATTTTCAGCATACATTTTTCATTTACTGAGGATTCGCACAAATAACGTTCATAAGACCAAGAATTTAATTAGAATACACACATCAAAACAAAAGCGAGCAACTAAGAATAACTCAATTAGGTAAAAGCAAACGAAATATCTAAACAAACATAAATTTAAGTGACTGGAATACTACATCAATTTAATCACTCAACCTACTCGTGATTGGACGACATATACATCTTTTACACTCCTTGAttttagatcttttttttttgttctttgacAAACCGAAGTCCGAAGTTCAAAAATTTATGTAACAAAATAGTGATGCTACAAACTAAAGAACACtcaagcaaaaaaatataagagaataaaattatatttatctaGACAATAGAATCTTTCTTCTATCTCCATAGCCACTGGAAAAAAACAGGATATAAGATTCAATCCGaacaaaaccagaaaaaatcacataataaaaatatatacataagaTATCCGAAGCAATAGGAAGTCAATCAATATGatataaactaaactaaaatctaaaaagatAAGAGATGAATaggttttataataatattatcgtTATCGTGTGAACAAAAAGATAACAACtggttaaatatatattataatctagcaacattatataattatttattaagtaaaactattaattataattattaagcATATGATAAATAACTAAAAGtacctaaaattatggaaaacataacaaataaacaaaataacctaaaactatggagaacatgacaaatcagcaaaattacttcataaataatagttagATTGCATAGAACTAAATGTGGTTTtggatataatattactaaatctcataaaaatatattaagtgttaagaaaatataaagataattccattgtgaatataaaacaaaaaatataataataggttcttacttatataaaatatgtatacatataaattattaatttataattttaatgggaccatatatttacatataatttttttttaaaaaatattattttattatttttcgatttgtgtcaaattttgaaccgtcCAAGTTAAGACCggcgaaatttattaatttatggagtattaatttatacaaGGTTCTATGTATTTGTGTAGTGTGTAGATTTATAGTTCTATAATTAGCTACAAAATCCCACATAAATCcacaataataatttttttataatcttaATTCATCCATATCGATTCAAAGTGGCAAAATCGCTCCACAAACAGGAAAAGCTATACATATTTCATGTTTATAGCCCATGTgtgcatttttttaatattgacataattcatgtatatttgGCTAATTATGTGCCAAACGCGTTATCCTCGAAAcaggaaataataaaattagttttttgttaacaaaaaattagTTTTGTGAAAAATAGACGACGAAGATAAACTTTAGCTATTTATATGTATAACCCCATATGAGAACGAACAAACATAGCTAGTTAGCATGATTCCATACATGTACATCCTCCTCATTCTCGGAATCGCTTTAGTTCTTCTTCTCTGCCACCTCTTCGTCTTCCTCCTTGTCCTCTTCGTCCTCCAGATCGTCCTCGTCGACCTCCTCAGCGTCCTTTCATCATGTATGGATTTCCTCGTCCCCCGCACtcgtgaaaagaaaaaaatttcaatccGCATCCGTCAAAAACTTCCCCAATTCATTTTTTCCGAACCAAACCGAAGCGATCGCGTTGTTTGCAGTCTTGATGATATCCGACACGTGGTGTGTCGGAAGACTGTGGGAAATTTTGGTTCCTCAAAGCTGCCACTTGCCCAATTTGCAGAGCTTTAGGGTTAGAATGATTCAGTAACTTCCAATCTCGGCTAGACACCGTTTGCTAGCGTTTAGATttaaagttgcacaaacacaaagattataagaactcctcttcttattagatttagaaactctctcaaaactaaacatttcaatgtgtttctcttgatggaacatctctccatgagaactctttatataggaagaaaCTACATATTTTCCTAAGAGCGAAgttacatcttttcctaataataatatggaaacattcctaacctcgatatgttttacttttttcttaacccatcaaacttcactttaatgagttaacttgctcctcaagttaattggaattatccaatattctcccccttaattccaacttgaatctTAGGTATGTTGATCTTCTTAACTCCGATGAACTTGCGCATTGCTTCGAACTTGATCCTTGCCAATGGTTTAGTGAGTATGTATGCCTTCTGTTCCACTCCAGGTACGTGCTTCACTTCGATAAAGTCGAACTCCACACATTCTCGAATGAAATGGTACTTCGAGAGTATGTGTTTGCTTCTACCGTAAAACACCGGGTTCTTGGTGAGGGCTATCGCTGACTTGTTGTCAATCTTCAACACgaccttcttgtcttctttgttcATGATCTCGACCATCAACTCCTTTAACCAAATTGCTTGTTTTGCAGCTTCCGTAGCTGCCATGAACTCCGCCTCACATGAAGAGAGTGCCACTGTGGGTTGCTTGCACGATGTCCACGTGATCGGCGATGTTCCTAGGTAGAACATAAACCCTGTAGTGCTTCTTCCATCATCAACGTCTATGTTATGGCTTCTGTCACTGTAACCTGTAATCTCCGTTGTTCCATCCCGTTTGAAGAAGAGACCATACTCTGTAGTGCCCTTTATGTATCGTATTAGATGCTTCACTGCTTCTCCATGACTCTCTCTTGGACTCTGCATATATCTGCTTAATACACCAACCGAAAACGCCAAGTCCGGTCGGGTATGAAGAAGATACCTTAAGCATCCTATGATGCTTCGATATGATGTTGCATCAATCTCAGGCTCCTCCTCTGCCTTTGATACTTTCAAACTCGTGTGCATCGGAACATGAGTATAGTTACATGACTCCATCTTCGTCTTGACAAGTATACCTTGCGCGTATCCTTCTTGTTTGATGTGAATGCCATCAACTCCTTGCGTTACTTCTATACCAAGATAGTATGTAAGCTTCCCGAGGTCTGAcatctcaaatcttcttgacataTCATCTTTGAATTGCTTGATAACGTTGAGTGAAGTCCCTGTTACAAACAAGTCATCAACGTATATAGCTATGATCAGAAGCTCCCCCTTCTGTTTCTTTTGATATACCACAGGTTCCTTGGTGCACTTCATGAactccatctccttgagaacacgatcgagtttgatgttccaagctctcgGAGCTTGACGCAAACCGTATAGTGCTTTGCTAAGTTTGTACACATGATCCTCCTTTCCTTTCTCCACAAAGCCTTCTGGTTGAGTAACGTATACATCCTCATTTAAGTCTCCATTCAGGAACGCAGTTTTCACATCTAAGTGATGGATCTTCCATCCATTAGTTGCTGCTAACGCCAAGAGTAGTCGTATGGTTTCTATCCGAGCAACTGGTGCAAATACTTCGTCGAAGTCTATGCCTTGTTGTTGCACGTAACcttttgcaactagccttgctttgtatttgatcaccgtTCCATCTGCATTCCTCTTGATCTTATAGATCCACTTCAAACCTATCGGTTTCACACCTGTCGGCTTCTTGAGGAGCTTCCAGGtcttgtttttgatgacatcgATCCAAGCTTGTATTACTGCAGCTTCGATGTAACTTTCTGgttcaccatcgatggtgagcAAGAGTCTGCCACCTTCAACTTCAGCGAGTAGGATGTAATCATTGAACCGCTTTGGTTTTCTGATGTTACGACCATATCTTGATGTTACATGCTGGTCTTGGTTTGCATCGTTGTTCTCTGCTAATTGCTCTTGTTCACATGCGtctacaacttcttcttcttcattattgttttgctcttcgtggtgttggtgatattgatgctcatcaccatctccttcttctgtaacatcaatatgaggaagcttgaatgaTCCTGGTTCTTCGTCTACGTTTGTTGATAGTATATACGATGCGGTGAGATGTCTAGTTACAccgttttcttcacaaaaacgaatgaaatcagaagatgtgaactctcctcctctatcggtgcgaaAATTCTTGAGTTGTAGCTTCGTTTGATTCTCCACGAACTCCTTGAACATTTTGAACCGATCGAAcgcttcactcttctctcttagcagcatcgtccacatatatcttgagtaatcatcaattaaGACGAATACATATCTATTGTTTGCTGGTGTTGATGGTGATATCGGACCGCACAAGTCACCATGTACCAACTCCAATGCGTGTGATGCTCGATACTTTGCTTTAGGCGGGAAAGACTTCCGAGTTTGCTTCCCAACTAAGCAGGCGCTGCACACATCTTTCTCGTGTATCACCTGAGGCATCCCTACTACCATCTCCTTGTCTATCATATTCTTCATGACTCCAAAGTTCACATGTCCTAGCCGTGCATGCCAT includes:
- the LOC106428019 gene encoding uncharacterized protein LOC106428019, giving the protein MVSQSNAAGSSGRRRRQNTPKAKLVSRSKKTKRYPVSDSDDDTTPSSMDSTAPTSPPVDVVDVGSSTKFPRRLFAPGFFPTQLRLNIYSKANVIASVASALKGSSTVDRLLCSQFSKLFRLPVARCPNSTKLIGSLLCRQLITIRKYELWFTFGNHPLRFSVDEFKEITGLNCGIFDVEDSETEVLKMLENPYLADWKRVPLALIALVDGVLCCTNKTLKLTPKYVKMLSNLESFMNYPWGRTSFLHTISRFLPPPVSVKTPNPLHALRIRLSQKTTACYGFPLALQLLAFEAVPQLLARIPNADNTNDFLDNPSCCGNTVVILNTNDIVAVEGEPDVIVDFSLVPEAERHFLLDEVEDPKVTRLVDHIRSGHTFRTEDFEGGDRSFGKDNAIPEGKPQGVPLIQRSLRPRKRAAVVIEDLTTPEHNEPDVPPESGRSPNEDLKSWILEQFQNFKNGIYERLD